AAATTTACACAAATCTTCGAATTTGATAATTATTGTTCGTTTACGTTGCTTTTTTCTCAGTGACAACCCTTGGTAAGTTCTTTGTCTTTCGTTTTAAAGTCGCCACCACGACATCTACCCAAAACGAAACCTTGTGAACCCCAACCCCCGACAACTGCTGCTGCTGCAGGCCGTGCAAGCCCAGGGCTCCCTCACCGTGGACCAACTGGCGGAAAAGCTGGGCGTGACGCTGCAAACCGTGCGCCGCGACGTGCAGCGCATGGCCGACGACGGCCTGCTCACCCGCTTCCACGGTGGCGTGCGCGTGCCCAGCTCCACCATCGAGAACATCGCCCATCCGCAGCGCGAAAACCTGCACGCCGAAGGCAAGGCCCGCATCGCCCGCGCGGTGGCCGCCGAGGTGCCCAACGATTGCTCGCTGATCCTCAACATCGGCACCACCACCGAGGCCATCGCCAAGGCCCTGATGCAGCACAAGGGCCTGCGCGTCATCACCAACAACCTCAACGTGGCCACCATCCTCAGCGCGAATCCGCAGTGCGAAGTGATCATTGCCGGGGGCGTGGTGCGCGGCAGGGACCGCGGTGTGGTGGGCGAGGCTGCTATCGATTTCATACGCCAGTTCAAGGTGGACATTGCGCTGATCGGCATTTCGGCCATAGAAGCCGACGGCACGCTGCGCGACTTTGACTACCGCGAAGTCAAGGTCTCGCAGGCCATCATCCGCCACGCACGGGAGGTCTGGCTGGCGGCCGACAGCAGCAAATTCAACCGCCCGGCGATGGTCGAAGTAGCCAGCTTGTCGCAGATCGACCGCCTGTTTACCGACGCTCCGGTGCCGGAGCCTTTCCCCGCCCTGCTGCGCGATGCCCAGGTGCGCAACCACATTGCTCTCGACTGAACCACCATGACCTACCTGCTCGCCCTCGACCAAGGCACCTCCAGCTCCCGCAGCATCGTCTTCCACGCCGACGGCCACATCGTCAGCCAGTCGCAGCTCGAACTGCCGCAGATCTTTCCGCAACCCGGCTGGGTGGAACACGACCCCGAAGAGATCTGGCGCACCCTGCTCACCACCGCCCGCGCCGCCCTGGCCCAGGCCGGGCTGGCGGCCAAGGACATCCGTGCCATCGGCATCACCAACCAGCGCGAAACCACGGTGGTGTGGAACCGCGCCACCGGTATACCCATCCACCACGCCATCGTCTGGCAAGACCGGCGCGCCGAGCCCACCTGCGTGCAACTGCGCGCCGACGGCATGGCAGACGTGATCCAGCGCAAAACCGGGTTGCTGGTGGATGCCTATTTCTCGGGCACCAAGCTCAAATGGCTGCTGGACCACGTGCCCCAGGCCCGCGCCCAGGCCGAGCGCGGCGAGCTGGCGTTTGGCACCATCGACAGCTGGCTGATGTGGCGGCTCACCGAGGGCCGGGTGCACGCCACCGATGTCAGCAATGCCTCGCGCACCATGCTGTTCAACGTGCACACCAACCAGTGGGATGCCGAGCTGCTGGCCGCGCTCAACATCCCCGCCAGCCTGATGCCGGTGGTCAAACCCAGCAGCGCCATCTATGGCGACATCAGCCCGGCCCTGCTGGGCCACGCCATCCCCATCGGCGGCGTGGCGGGCGACCAGCAAAGCGCGCTGTTCGGCCAGGCCTGCTTCAAGGCCGGCATGGCCAAGAACACCTACGGCACCGGCTGCTTCATGCTGATGCACACCGGCAGCACCTTCCAGACCTCGCACAACGGCCTCTTGACCACCAGCGCAGCCCAGCCCACAACCCAGCCAGAGTTCGCCATCGAAGGCAGCGTGTTCGTGGGCGGCGCGGTAGTGCAGTGGCTGCGTGACGGGCTCAAGGCCATCCCAAACAGCAGCGAGGTGCAGAGCCTGGCGCAAAGCGTGCCCGATTCCGGCGGCGTGATGTTCGTGCCCGCCTTCACCGGCCTGGGCGCACCTTATTGGAAGCCCGAGGCGCGCGGCAGCATCACCGGCCTGAGCCGCGGCACCACTTTGGCCCATATTGCCCGCGCCGCGCTGGAGAGCATTGCTTTTCAGTCCGCCGCCCTGCTGCTGGCCATGGGCCGCGACGCGGTGCAGGCCGGGGGCACGCCGGTGGCCGAGCTGCGGGTGGACGGCGGGGCCTGCGTGAACGACCTGCTGATGCAGTTCCAGGCTGATTTGCTGGGCATACCGGTGATCCGCCCGGCGGTGACCGAAACCACCGCCCTGGGGGCCGCCTACCTGGCCGGGCTGGCGGTGGGCGTGTACCGCAACACGGATGAACTGGCCGCACTCTGGCGGGCCGAGCGGCGCTTTCTGCCCACGCTGGGCACACAACGTGCTACAGAATTGATGGCACGCTGGGAGCACGCGGTAAGGCAGACGGTGCTCGAATAACCCTAGACTCCACTGCGGCAAAAAGCGCTAGAGGGTTAACCCTAGGACAAGGACTAGGGTTAACCCTATAATCCACTCCAACGTCAACCCGATGTCTAGGAGTAAACACCATGTCCACCAATACCCTGCAACTGACCCGCGCCAACAATGCCCCTGTCAGTTCTGCCCTGCAAGAACTTTTCACCGCCGCTTCCCACCTGGTTGCAGCCCTGTCGTCCACCCTGTTCAAAACCGCCGAGCCCCGCGCCCTGACGGTGTTTGAAGAAGCCGAGCAAGTCCGCAAGATGGCCGAAGCCTACGCCGACAGCGACCGTGGCTTTGCCGCCGACCTGTTCGCCGCCGCCGACCGCCACGAACTGGCCAACCGCACGTAAGGGGTTCAACCCCCCAAAAAGGAGGCTTGCCTCCTTTTTTGTTGTGCTATTTTTTCCGTAGCGTGTCACGCCCATGGAATAAGCGCCAGAGGCACTTTTTCCACCTAATCCAGGCGCCGCACTCAGTGCCTGTGGCGGTGGTGGATATCCGGAAAGTGCGCGTGGCTGTGCCGTAGCGGCGCATGCGGGTGCGGATGGGTATGCGGCTCCACGCCGTCCCATGCAAAGTCGTGGTCGTGCTGGTGGTGCGCGTCGTGTCGGTGTCGGTGGGCGTGCGAGAGAGCCACATGGGTGTGCGCATGCGCGTGGTGCTCGGTCAGGTGCAGCCACACCCCCGCAGCCATCAGCGCCGCCGCCGCCCAGAACGCCATGGTCGTCGGCTCGCCGAAAACCAGCACCGCGATCGCCGCCCCGACAAACGGCGCAATCGAAAAATACGCCCCGGTGCGTGCCGCCCCCAGCCCGCGCAGGGCCAGCACAAACAGCACCAGGCTCAGCCCGTAGCCCACAAAGCCGATTCCCAGCGCCGAGGCCAGCACCGCCCCACTGGGCCACGCCGCGCCCAGCGCCCAGCCCAGCCCGGTGTTGACCGCTCCGGCCACCAGCCCCTTGCAGCCAGCCACCCACACCGCGTCCGAAGCGGACACCTTGCGGGTCAGGTTGTTGTCGATGGCCCAGGCCAGGCAGGCTCCCAGCAAGGCCAGCGGCCCCCAGCCCAGTACCGCAGCGCTGCTGTCCGACCATGCCAGCACCGCCCCGCCCGCCACGATCAGCAGCATGCCCAGGACGATGCGCCGGTCGGCGTTTTCACGGAACACCCACCACGCCAGCACGGCGGTCAGCACCGACTCGAAGTTCAGCAGCAGCGAGGCGCTGGCCGCGGTGGTGTGCGCCAGCCCCAGCATCAACAGCAGCGGCCCCAGCACCCCGCCAAACACGATGGCACCGGCCATCCACGGCCATTCCGCACGCGGCAGGTTGGCGGGCTGCCAGCCCCGGTCGCGCAGCAGCCGCAGCACAAGCAGCCCACCGCCGCTGCCCAGGTACAGCAAACCGGCCAGCACAAACGGCGACATGCCGCCGCCCACCAACTGCTTGGCCAGCGGCGTGCTGGCCCCGAACAAAACGGCTGCGCCCAGGGCGGGCAGGGCGGCACGAAGCAAGGTCTTCATGGTCAGCCCAAATGGGTGTGCCGCGCGGGCGAAGCTTCCACTTCCATCGCCGCCAGGCCTTGCAAAATGCCGCAGGCATCCACCGCCTGTTCCGAGCCGCAGCGTTCGCGCAGCGCGGCCAGCTGCAGCTTCAGCTGCGCCAGCTCGCGGATGCGCTCGTCCACATGGGCAATGTGCTGGTCGAACACCGCGTTGACGGCGCGGCAATCGTCCGCCGGGCCATCGGCCAGCGCCAGCAAGGCGTGGATTTCTGCATGGCTCATGTCCAGCGCGCGGCAGTTGCGGATCAGCCGCAGCCGCTCCACGTGCACCGGGCCGTACACCCGGAAATTGCCCGCCGTGCGCGCAGGCGCAGGCAGCAGGCCTTCTTTCTCGTAGTAACGCACCGTCTCCACGGTGCACTGCGCCACCTGCGCCAATTCACCAATCTTCATGGGGTCTTCCAAACAAAAGAGTTGACTCTATAGTAGCTTCAGGTTGCTTAATGGGCAAAACACCCTCCCGAAAGTCCCATGTCCGACCACACCCACCACCACGAACACTCGCACGCCCATGGCCATGACCATGGCGAGGCGGCCTGTTGCGACAGCCACGCCGAGCCGGTGTTGGCCCCACTGGGCGTACCCGTTACCGGCGGTGGTGGTGTGCAAACCCCCATCCGCATCCTGCAGATGGACTGCCCCACCGAGGAAGCGCTGCTGCGCGGCAAGCTGGGCGGCATGGCCGGGGTGGCGGGGCTGGAGTTCAATCTGATGCAGCGCGTGCTGACCGTCACGCACATCCCCGAGGCACTCGAACCCATTCTGGCCGCCGTGCGCTCGCTGGGCTACACGCCCGAGCTGGCCCAGGGCAGCGCCCCGCCGACAGCCGAGCCCGCCAAACCGTGGTCGCCATTGATCGTGGCCGGGGTGGCCGCCGTTGCGTCCGAGGGCGCCCACTTCGCCGCCCTGCCCGCCTGGGTGCCTGCGCTGCTGGCCCTGATGGCCATCGCCACCTGCGGCCTCACCACCTACAAAAAAGGCTGGGTCGCGCTGCGCAACCGCAACCTGAACATCAACGCGCTGATGAGCATTGCCGTCACCGGCGCGCTGCTGCTGGGCCAGTGGCCCGAGGCCGCCATGGTGATGGTGCTGTTCACCCTGGCCGAGCGCATCGAGGCGATGTCGCTGGACCGCGCCCGCAACGCCATCCAGGGCCTGCTGCAACTGGCCCCCGAGCGCGCCACCGTGCAGCAGGCCGATGGCAGTTGGCTGGCGGTGGAGGCCAAATCCGTGCCGCTGCAGGCCCGCGTGCGCATCCAGCCCGGCGAGCGCCTGGCGCTGGACGGCCTGGTTGCCAGCGGCCGCTCCACCCTGGACCAGGCCGCCATCACCGGCGAGAGCCTGCCGGTGGAGAAGACCGTGGGCGACAGCGTCTTTGCGGGCACGGTCAACGCCGCCGGTTCGTTCGAATACGTGGTGACGGCGCTGGCGGGCGACAGCACCCTGGCCCGCATCATCCATGCGGTGGAAGCCGCCCAGGGTGCCCGCGCCCCGACCCAGCGCTTCGTGGACCAGTTTGCCCGGGTCTACACCCCCGTGGTCTTCGCACTCGCCGTACTGGTGGCCGTGCTGCCGCCGCTGCTGGCGGGCGGCGACTGGTTTGCCTGGGTCTACAAAGCGCTGGTGCTGCTGGTGATTGCCTGCCCCTGCGCGCTGGTGATATCTACCCCGGTCACCATCGTCAGCGGCCTGGCCGCGGCGGCGCGCCAAGGCATCCTCATCAAGGGCGGCGTGTTTCTGGAGCAGGGCCGCAAGCTCGCCTGGCTGGCGCTGGACAAAACCGGCACCCTGACCCACGGCAAGCCGGTGCAGACCGACTTTGCCGTCCTCGACGGCAGCGCGGAAGCCGAGGCCCGCGGCATCGCCGCCAGCCTAGCCAGCCGCTCCGACCACCCGGTGTCCCGCGCCGTGGCCGATGCGGCGCAGCGCGACGGCATTGCCTTGTTGGAAGTGGTCAACTTCGAAGCCCTGCCGGGCCGCGGCACCCATGGCGACATCCACGGCCAGCGCTACCTGCTGGGCAACCACCGCCTGATCCACGCGCAAGGCCTGTGCTCCGACGCGCTGGAGGCCCGCCTGGCCGCCCTGGAAACCCAGGGCAAAACCGTGGTGGTGCTGGCCCATGAAAAACAGGTGATCGCCCTGTTCGCCGTGGCCGATACCGTCAAGGACAGCAGCCGCCAGGCCGTCCAGGAACTGCAGGCGCTGGGCATCCAGACCGTGATGCTCACCGGTGACAACCCCCACACCGCCCAGGCCATCGCCACCCAGGTCGGCATCGCCGAGGCCCATGGCGACCTGCTGCCCGAGGACAAACTGAAGTTCTTGGAAGACAAAATCCGCCAGGGCGTGGCCGTGGGCATGGTGGGCGATGGCATCAACGACGCGCCCGCCCTGGCCCGCGCCGACATCGGCTTTGCCATGGGCGCAGCGGGCAGCGGCACCGCCATCGAAACCGCCGACGTGGCGCTGATGGACGACGACCTGCGCAAGCTGCCCCGCTTCATCCGCCTGTCGCGCGCCACCCACACGCTGCTGGTGCAAAACATCGTGCTGGCGCTGGGCATCAAGGCGGTGTTTCTGGTGCTGACGCTGATGGGCAGCGGCACCATGTGGATGGCGGTGTTTGCCGACGTGGGCGCCAGCCTGCTGGTGGTGGGAAATGGCTTGCGTTTGCTACGGTTTAAATAGCTGCTTACGCTCTATGAATAAGCGCTAGAGGCACTTTTTATATAAATTTCTAACGCACCTGCTGCAGCACGTCGAGCGCGGCTTCAAAGTCGTAGTCGACGACCGCGGCCTGGAGGCTGTCGAATAGGTCGGGCAGTGCCTGTCTGAAAGCGGCGGCATGCCGTTGCAGCAGCTCGATGGCATCGGCGTCGTCGTCACCCAGCAGGCGGATCAGCTCCTCGCGCAGCGCCTGGGCGCGTACAGGGTCGATCGGCTCGGGGCTACCGGTGGCTAGCCCGGCCGACGGCGCGGGCAGCCGCTGGGTGATGGCGGCGACCAGCGGGTCCAGCAGTTCGGTGGTGGCGGTCGCCAGGGCCTGGATGTTGGACAACGGCTCTTGCCGGTAGATAGCGCGCTCCAGCTGGGCGGCGCTGGCCTGCAATGCCGTCGCACCGATATTGCCCGCCGTGCCTTTGAGCGTGTGGGCCGCGCGCTCGGCGGCGGCGTAGTCGTCCTGGTCCAGGCGGTCCAGCGTTTCGGCCACGGCACCGGCCTGCCCGGTGGCAAATTTGTCCAGAAAATCCTGGTACAGCGCCTGTTTTCCGAGGATGCGGCGCAGCCCCAGGTCCACATCCAGGCCCGGGATACTGCGCAGGCCCGCCATGCCCCCCGCCAGGGCTCCCGCACCCAGCGGCGGCGCGGCCACCGGTGCCGCCCAGTCCCCGCCCAGGCCACTGCGCGGCTGGATCCACTGGGCCAGGGCCTGCCACAGCTCTTCGGGTTCGATGGGTTTGGCGACGAAGCCATCCATGCCTGCATCCAGGCAGCGCTGGCGGTCCACGGCCATGGCGTTGGCGGTCATGGCGACGATGGGCAGCGCGGCGTTGCACGGGTCCTGGCGCAGCAGGCGGGTGGCACTGATACCGTCCATCACCGGCATCTGCATGTCCATCAGCACCAGGTCGTAGGGCTGCTCCATCTGGTGGCTGTGGCCCACCATGTCGATGGCGCGTTGGCCGTTGTCGGCGATTTCGACCACAAAGCCCGCCTCGAACAGCAACTCGCAGGCGACCTGCTGGTTGAATTCGTTGTCTTCCACCAGCAGGATGCGGGCTCCGCTGCGCGAGGCCAGGGCGTCCATGGTCCGGGCGGCGGCCTGGGCGTCGGGCGCAGCGTCGGCGGGCATGGGCTTGCGCCCCATCGCCGCCAGCATGGTGTTGAACAGCAGCGAGGCATTCACCGGTTTGACCAGCAGGTCTTCAATGCCCGCAGCCTGCGCGCCCTGCACCACCTCTTCGCGCCCGTACGCCGTCACCAAAATCGGCTTGGGGCTGGACGCCAGCCCCAGCGCAGTGATGGCGCGCGCGGTTTGCAGCCCGTCCATGCCCGGCATCTGCCAGTCCAGCATGGCGATGTCAAACGGGTAGCCCCCGGCGGCCGCGTCACGCACTGCCGCCACCGCCTTGGCCCCCGAGTCCACCGCGGCCACCTCAAAGCCCATGCTGCGCAGCATGTCCACCAGCACCAGCGCGGCGTGGGCGTTGTCGTCCACCACCAGCACGCGCCGGCCCCGCATGTCCAGGTCGGCCAGCGCCGGGCGCTGGATTTCTTCGCCCCGGCCGAGCTGGGCGGTGAACCAGAAGGTGGAGCCTTGGCCGTAGGTGCTGTCCACGCCGACCGTGCCGCCCATGGCTTCGGCCAGGGCTTTGCTGATGGCCAGGCCCAGCCCGGTGCCGCCGTATTTGCGGGTGATGGAGCTGTCGGCCTGCTGGAAGCTTTGGAACAGGCGGCCGATTTGTTCTTCGGTCAGGCCGATGCCGGTGTCGCGCACGTCAAAGCGCAGCACGGCGCTGTCGGCAGAGCCCGCCTGCAGCCGCACGGCCATGCTGATTTCGCCGCGTTCGGTGAATTTGATGGCGTTGTTGGCAAAGTTGATGAGCACCTGGCCCAGGCGCAGCGGGTCGCCGCGCAGGCTTTGCGGTACGTCGGGGGCCACGTCACAGACCAGCTCCAGGCCTTTGGCGGCGGCTTTCTCGGCCACCACGTTGGCCACGTTTTCCAGCAGTTTGTCCAGCGCGAAGGGCAGGTTTTCGATGGAGAGTTTGCCGGCTTCGACCTTGGAGAAGTCCAGGATGTCGTTGATCACGCCCAGCAGGTGCTGGCCGGACTGGCGGATCTTGGCCACGTAGTCGCGCTGGCGCGGGTTCAGCTCGGTCTTCAAGGCCAGGTAGGACATGCCGATGATGGCGTTCATGGGGGTGCGGATTTCGTGGCTCATGTTGGCCAGGAAGTCGGTTTTGAAGCGGTTGGCTTCTTCGGCCAGGTCTTTGGCCCGGCGCAGTTCGGCTTCGGCGTGCTTGCGCTCGCTGATGTCTTCCAGCACCCAGATGGTCGCGTCGGCAAATTCCCGCACCACCACCCGCTGGCCCACCAGGCGACCGGTAAAGCGCCGCCCATCGGCAGTGCGGTACTCCTGCTCCTGCACCATGCGCAGGCCCTGGTCCATCACCCGCCGGGCCTCGACCCGGAACGCCTCGTGCTCCTGGGGCGTGGCAAACAGCAGGCCCAGATCGCGGCGGCGCAAGCGCTCCACCGGCAGACCCACGATGGCGGCAAAGCCCACGTTGCACTGGCGGATCTGCCCGTCGGCGGTAAAGATCAGGCCTGACGGGATGTTGTCAAAAATCACCTGCTGCTGTTGCGTCACTTCGTGCAGGCGGTTTTCGCGCTCCT
This sequence is a window from Rhodoferax sp. WC2427. Protein-coding genes within it:
- a CDS encoding DeoR/GlpR family DNA-binding transcription regulator, giving the protein MNPNPRQLLLLQAVQAQGSLTVDQLAEKLGVTLQTVRRDVQRMADDGLLTRFHGGVRVPSSTIENIAHPQRENLHAEGKARIARAVAAEVPNDCSLILNIGTTTEAIAKALMQHKGLRVITNNLNVATILSANPQCEVIIAGGVVRGRDRGVVGEAAIDFIRQFKVDIALIGISAIEADGTLRDFDYREVKVSQAIIRHAREVWLAADSSKFNRPAMVEVASLSQIDRLFTDAPVPEPFPALLRDAQVRNHIALD
- the glpK gene encoding glycerol kinase GlpK, which produces MTYLLALDQGTSSSRSIVFHADGHIVSQSQLELPQIFPQPGWVEHDPEEIWRTLLTTARAALAQAGLAAKDIRAIGITNQRETTVVWNRATGIPIHHAIVWQDRRAEPTCVQLRADGMADVIQRKTGLLVDAYFSGTKLKWLLDHVPQARAQAERGELAFGTIDSWLMWRLTEGRVHATDVSNASRTMLFNVHTNQWDAELLAALNIPASLMPVVKPSSAIYGDISPALLGHAIPIGGVAGDQQSALFGQACFKAGMAKNTYGTGCFMLMHTGSTFQTSHNGLLTTSAAQPTTQPEFAIEGSVFVGGAVVQWLRDGLKAIPNSSEVQSLAQSVPDSGGVMFVPAFTGLGAPYWKPEARGSITGLSRGTTLAHIARAALESIAFQSAALLLAMGRDAVQAGGTPVAELRVDGGACVNDLLMQFQADLLGIPVIRPAVTETTALGAAYLAGLAVGVYRNTDELAALWRAERRFLPTLGTQRATELMARWEHAVRQTVLE
- a CDS encoding DMT family transporter, which produces MKTLLRAALPALGAAVLFGASTPLAKQLVGGGMSPFVLAGLLYLGSGGGLLVLRLLRDRGWQPANLPRAEWPWMAGAIVFGGVLGPLLLMLGLAHTTAASASLLLNFESVLTAVLAWWVFRENADRRIVLGMLLIVAGGAVLAWSDSSAAVLGWGPLALLGACLAWAIDNNLTRKVSASDAVWVAGCKGLVAGAVNTGLGWALGAAWPSGAVLASALGIGFVGYGLSLVLFVLALRGLGAARTGAYFSIAPFVGAAIAVLVFGEPTTMAFWAAAALMAAGVWLHLTEHHAHAHTHVALSHAHRHRHDAHHQHDHDFAWDGVEPHTHPHPHAPLRHSHAHFPDIHHRHRH
- the cadR gene encoding Cd(II)/Pb(II)-responsive transcriptional regulator, which produces MKIGELAQVAQCTVETVRYYEKEGLLPAPARTAGNFRVYGPVHVERLRLIRNCRALDMSHAEIHALLALADGPADDCRAVNAVFDQHIAHVDERIRELAQLKLQLAALRERCGSEQAVDACGILQGLAAMEVEASPARHTHLG
- a CDS encoding heavy metal translocating P-type ATPase, encoding MSDHTHHHEHSHAHGHDHGEAACCDSHAEPVLAPLGVPVTGGGGVQTPIRILQMDCPTEEALLRGKLGGMAGVAGLEFNLMQRVLTVTHIPEALEPILAAVRSLGYTPELAQGSAPPTAEPAKPWSPLIVAGVAAVASEGAHFAALPAWVPALLALMAIATCGLTTYKKGWVALRNRNLNINALMSIAVTGALLLGQWPEAAMVMVLFTLAERIEAMSLDRARNAIQGLLQLAPERATVQQADGSWLAVEAKSVPLQARVRIQPGERLALDGLVASGRSTLDQAAITGESLPVEKTVGDSVFAGTVNAAGSFEYVVTALAGDSTLARIIHAVEAAQGARAPTQRFVDQFARVYTPVVFALAVLVAVLPPLLAGGDWFAWVYKALVLLVIACPCALVISTPVTIVSGLAAAARQGILIKGGVFLEQGRKLAWLALDKTGTLTHGKPVQTDFAVLDGSAEAEARGIAASLASRSDHPVSRAVADAAQRDGIALLEVVNFEALPGRGTHGDIHGQRYLLGNHRLIHAQGLCSDALEARLAALETQGKTVVVLAHEKQVIALFAVADTVKDSSRQAVQELQALGIQTVMLTGDNPHTAQAIATQVGIAEAHGDLLPEDKLKFLEDKIRQGVAVGMVGDGINDAPALARADIGFAMGAAGSGTAIETADVALMDDDLRKLPRFIRLSRATHTLLVQNIVLALGIKAVFLVLTLMGSGTMWMAVFADVGASLLVVGNGLRLLRFK
- a CDS encoding response regulator — encoded protein: MNRSSKLLVLLTVVLAAVYAAIAVFQYHQQETMGNVSRRSVSNVVWSMAQLEVEYHRLAGAVDRRLYAPESETPENLQLRYDLFYSRASVLDMGEAFFLLPDKARLADVSWHVKSFLSAADPVFDRQVARAPTPDQLRMLQNKLAALYVPIRELSLESRQSGSAMMDRRTIEAQRQVATTRWLTVFQGLLTLGLVVALYLQYRKREAAAVLAQAQQLRLLEAGAKLETEAVQRAAQEDLFEITSALPLLVYRLQRYPDGRSRYTYLSDRAQEILGIPAAAILQDARVLDATAHEDDLAGLAEASAVALRKMQAFSRDFRIRRPDGQVHWVHLASVPRALPDGSVLSTGYLQVIDAIKERENRLHEVTQQQQVIFDNIPSGLIFTADGQIRQCNVGFAAIVGLPVERLRRRDLGLLFATPQEHEAFRVEARRVMDQGLRMVQEQEYRTADGRRFTGRLVGQRVVVREFADATIWVLEDISERKHAEAELRRAKDLAEEANRFKTDFLANMSHEIRTPMNAIIGMSYLALKTELNPRQRDYVAKIRQSGQHLLGVINDILDFSKVEAGKLSIENLPFALDKLLENVANVVAEKAAAKGLELVCDVAPDVPQSLRGDPLRLGQVLINFANNAIKFTERGEISMAVRLQAGSADSAVLRFDVRDTGIGLTEEQIGRLFQSFQQADSSITRKYGGTGLGLAISKALAEAMGGTVGVDSTYGQGSTFWFTAQLGRGEEIQRPALADLDMRGRRVLVVDDNAHAALVLVDMLRSMGFEVAAVDSGAKAVAAVRDAAAGGYPFDIAMLDWQMPGMDGLQTARAITALGLASSPKPILVTAYGREEVVQGAQAAGIEDLLVKPVNASLLFNTMLAAMGRKPMPADAAPDAQAAARTMDALASRSGARILLVEDNEFNQQVACELLFEAGFVVEIADNGQRAIDMVGHSHQMEQPYDLVLMDMQMPVMDGISATRLLRQDPCNAALPIVAMTANAMAVDRQRCLDAGMDGFVAKPIEPEELWQALAQWIQPRSGLGGDWAAPVAAPPLGAGALAGGMAGLRSIPGLDVDLGLRRILGKQALYQDFLDKFATGQAGAVAETLDRLDQDDYAAAERAAHTLKGTAGNIGATALQASAAQLERAIYRQEPLSNIQALATATTELLDPLVAAITQRLPAPSAGLATGSPEPIDPVRAQALREELIRLLGDDDADAIELLQRHAAAFRQALPDLFDSLQAAVVDYDFEAALDVLQQVR